One window of Nostoc sp. C052 genomic DNA carries:
- a CDS encoding inorganic pyrophosphatase, which translates to MRDSTEFWLKLDQLVAISNVKIDRPKGTSHPRYPSFIYPLNYGYLENTRSGDGADIDVWIGSLSSKKVTAVICSVDLQKRDAEIKILLGCTSEENQAILDIQNIGSQSAILLVRK; encoded by the coding sequence ATGAGGGATAGCACTGAATTCTGGTTAAAACTAGATCAGCTTGTAGCCATTAGTAATGTCAAGATAGATCGCCCAAAAGGGACATCACATCCACGTTATCCATCCTTTATTTATCCGTTGAACTATGGATATTTGGAAAATACTCGCTCTGGAGATGGAGCTGATATTGATGTCTGGATAGGTAGTTTATCTAGCAAAAAAGTTACCGCCGTCATTTGTAGTGTTGACTTGCAAAAGCGGGATGCAGAAATCAAAATACTTCTGGGCTGCACTTCTGAGGAAAATCAAGCCATCTTGGACATCCAGAATATAGGCTCTCAATCAGCAATATTATTGGTTCGCAAATAA
- a CDS encoding zinc-binding dehydrogenase: MSKIRAVIVDPNVPGRLALSEVTAPKPAPDEALVRVAAISLNRGEVKRSTTAEAGWQPGWDLAGVVEIPAADGSGPPQGARVVGLRRAGAWAELVSVPTNALAEVPPSVSFAQAATLPVAGLTAYHAVLKGGSLLGRTVLVTGASGGVGYFAIQLAQLSGAQVVAHIRQAGYETLVREAGAQSVVIGEDLSPASEYGPYNLIVESVGGKTLGVALGLLAQDGKTVLYGVSGGAEVTFNAAQFFGTGSVSLYGLRLFDELRFESAAVGLKRLLSLVEAGELHPHIDLEASWTQIADVAQQLLDRRFPGKAVLHISN; this comes from the coding sequence ATGAGCAAAATACGTGCTGTGATTGTTGATCCCAATGTGCCGGGGCGTTTGGCACTGAGCGAAGTGACTGCACCAAAGCCAGCCCCAGATGAAGCTCTAGTGCGGGTAGCAGCAATTTCCCTCAATCGGGGAGAGGTAAAACGTTCAACCACTGCTGAGGCTGGTTGGCAACCTGGTTGGGACTTGGCAGGTGTAGTGGAAATCCCCGCCGCCGATGGATCGGGGCCTCCTCAAGGGGCGCGTGTAGTAGGCTTGCGCCGTGCTGGTGCTTGGGCAGAACTTGTATCTGTTCCCACCAACGCCTTAGCAGAAGTGCCGCCATCAGTATCTTTTGCTCAAGCTGCCACACTGCCTGTAGCAGGTTTAACTGCATACCATGCAGTGTTAAAAGGTGGTTCACTTTTGGGTCGAACAGTTCTGGTTACAGGTGCATCAGGAGGCGTAGGTTACTTCGCTATTCAATTGGCGCAACTGTCAGGAGCGCAAGTTGTGGCACATATTCGTCAAGCTGGCTATGAAACTCTAGTTAGAGAAGCGGGGGCGCAATCGGTGGTGATTGGCGAAGACCTTTCACCCGCCAGCGAGTACGGCCCCTACAATCTAATTGTAGAGTCAGTAGGTGGCAAGACTTTGGGGGTAGCCCTTGGCTTACTGGCACAGGATGGAAAAACTGTGCTGTATGGAGTATCTGGGGGAGCTGAAGTGACATTCAACGCAGCTCAATTTTTTGGGACTGGTAGCGTCAGCTTGTATGGTTTACGTCTGTTTGATGAATTGAGATTTGAATCAGCAGCAGTCGGTCTAAAACGGCTCTTGAGTCTAGTAGAAGCAGGTGAGTTACATCCTCACATTGACTTAGAAGCTTCTTGGACACAAATAGCTGATGTGGCCCAACAACTACTCGATAGGCGTTTTCCTGGCAAAGCTGTGTTGCACATTTCAAATTGA